The following proteins come from a genomic window of Campylobacter coli 76339:
- a CDS encoding Diadenosine tetraphosphate (Ap4A) hydrolase and other HIT family hydrolases has translation MIYENEWIYIEKEESQVPWIKIFTKQIYKEFSDCPCELQKELFDKILRCEKAMIEFYKPEKINIASFANYVPRVHFHVMARFKEDAFFPECMWGKQQREFKDLNLPSFDEFVTLLKNKMEYNYH, from the coding sequence ATGATTTATGAAAATGAGTGGATTTATATCGAAAAAGAGGAATCTCAAGTACCTTGGATTAAAATTTTTACTAAGCAGATTTATAAAGAATTTAGTGATTGTCCTTGTGAGCTTCAAAAAGAACTTTTTGATAAAATCTTGCGATGTGAAAAGGCTATGATAGAATTTTATAAACCTGAAAAAATTAATATTGCTTCTTTTGCAAACTATGTCCCAAGGGTACATTTTCATGTAATGGCAAGATTTAAAGAAGATGCCTTTTTTCCAGAGTGTATGTGGGGCAAACAACAAAGAGAATTTAAGGATTTAAATTTGCCTAGCTTTGATGAATTTGTAACTTTACTAAAAAATAAAATGGAGTATAATTATCATTAA
- a CDS encoding Putative periplasmic protein, which produces MKKILLSSLVAVSLLGTGLFAKEYTLDKTHTDVGFKIKHLQISNVKGNFQDYDAVIDFDPASFEFKKLEATIKVASVNTDNQTRDNHLQQNDFFKAKQFPNMTFVMKKYEKIDNEKGKMTGTLTIAGVSKEVVLDTEIGGTAKGKDGKEKVGFSLNGKIKRSDFNFAPGTSTITLGDDVHLNIEVEANEK; this is translated from the coding sequence ATGAAAAAGATTTTATTGAGCTCCCTTGTTGCGGTTTCTTTGCTAGGTACAGGTTTATTTGCTAAAGAATATACTTTAGATAAAACTCATACTGATGTAGGTTTTAAAATTAAACATTTACAAATCAGCAATGTAAAAGGAAATTTTCAAGATTACGATGCGGTAATTGATTTTGATCCTGCGAGTTTTGAATTTAAAAAACTTGAAGCAACAATCAAAGTAGCATCTGTAAATACAGACAACCAAACAAGAGATAATCACTTACAACAAAATGATTTTTTCAAAGCAAAACAATTTCCTAATATGACTTTTGTAATGAAAAAATATGAAAAAATCGATAACGAAAAAGGTAAAATGACAGGAACTTTAACCATAGCAGGTGTTTCTAAAGAGGTGGTTTTAGATACTGAAATCGGCGGTACAGCTAAAGGTAAAGATGGTAAAGAAAAAGTAGGTTTTTCTTTAAATGGTAAAATTAAACGCTCTGATTTTAACTTTGCACCAGGCACTTCAACCATTACTTTAGGTGATGATGTTCATCTTAATATCGAAGTTGAAGCTAACGAAAAATAA
- a CDS encoding SrpA-related protein → MQIGLNYNYASNSSYEKTQKNNTTQENTENTNSQNKDSKQNNEQTQMINGVELTLQQVQQLRELQSIDRNVKAHEAAHQAAGGGLAGAASFSYTRGPDNQMYAVAGEVPIRMQEGRTPEETIANARQVAAAAMAPADPSPQDYKVAANAAKMEFDARAEATKLKAQEAKEKKEEEEEKQESSDKNNQDSKNNPEKVEANKEFKNFIGTIYQQNSQNNQINFSLVS, encoded by the coding sequence ATGCAAATTGGCTTAAATTACAACTATGCTAGTAATTCCTCTTATGAAAAAACACAAAAAAATAATACCACACAAGAAAATACAGAAAACACAAACTCACAAAATAAAGACTCGAAACAAAATAATGAACAAACCCAAATGATAAACGGAGTTGAACTTACCCTGCAACAAGTGCAACAACTTCGCGAGCTTCAAAGCATAGATAGAAATGTAAAAGCTCACGAAGCAGCGCATCAAGCTGCAGGAGGTGGCTTAGCTGGAGCGGCTAGCTTTAGTTATACAAGAGGGCCTGATAATCAAATGTATGCTGTAGCGGGCGAAGTTCCTATCAGAATGCAAGAAGGAAGAACACCTGAAGAAACTATAGCCAATGCGCGTCAAGTTGCTGCAGCAGCTATGGCGCCTGCTGACCCTAGCCCGCAAGATTATAAAGTCGCTGCAAATGCTGCAAAAATGGAATTTGATGCAAGAGCTGAAGCAACAAAACTTAAAGCTCAAGAAGCAAAAGAAAAAAAGGAAGAAGAGGAAGAAAAACAAGAATCTTCTGATAAAAACAATCAAGACTCCAAAAACAACCCTGAAAAAGTAGAAGCAAACAAAGAATTTAAAAATTTCATTGGTACAATCTATCAACAAAATTCACAAAACAATCAAATCAATTTTAGTTTAGTTTCTTAA
- a CDS encoding Putative periplasmic protein, with product MRIFFILSLFFHTLFAVDDLDNALRLYEGNKFVKAYEIFERLCEKDSAKACFSLAYMNENAQGVTRDFNKAYKFYDKSCKLGLAKACSNMALVLEDKGYKNESLLAFNKACNLGDSSSCNRLGLFYEDEKDGQMTTHFYKRSCDLKDARACYKLGFLYERGELMRQNLKSALSFYSRSCTLGFGEACYLIGRYYELEKKDLKKAKRYLGMACDKKHQEACAAYRKLNSQNIEIY from the coding sequence ATGAGGATATTTTTTATTTTATCTTTGTTTTTTCATACTCTTTTTGCCGTGGACGATTTAGATAATGCCTTAAGACTTTATGAGGGAAATAAATTTGTAAAAGCATATGAAATTTTTGAAAGACTTTGCGAGAAAGATAGTGCTAAAGCTTGTTTTTCTTTGGCCTATATGAATGAAAATGCTCAAGGGGTTACAAGGGATTTTAACAAAGCGTATAAATTTTATGATAAATCTTGCAAGCTCGGTTTAGCTAAGGCTTGTTCTAATATGGCTTTGGTTTTAGAAGATAAGGGTTATAAAAACGAATCTCTTTTAGCCTTTAATAAGGCTTGTAATTTAGGCGATTCTTCAAGTTGTAATCGTCTTGGTTTATTTTATGAAGATGAAAAAGATGGTCAAATGACTACGCATTTTTATAAAAGATCTTGCGATTTAAAAGATGCTAGGGCTTGCTATAAATTAGGCTTTTTATATGAAAGAGGAGAGCTTATGAGACAAAATCTTAAATCAGCTTTATCTTTTTATTCTAGATCTTGTACTTTGGGTTTTGGAGAGGCTTGTTATCTGATCGGGCGTTATTATGAGCTTGAGAAAAAAGATTTAAAAAAGGCTAAGAGATATTTAGGTATGGCTTGTGATAAAAAACACCAAGAAGCTTGTGCTGCTTATAGAAAGCTAAATTCTCAAAATATAGAAATTTACTAA